The following coding sequences are from one Hyphomicrobiales bacterium window:
- a CDS encoding SDR family oxidoreductase yields the protein MVIGASRGGIGASIARAFQAAGAGVAITGVEPAPDPADADRFAFTQLDVTDTDAVEAFAASHAHVDVLINCAAITKRGEEMAPEFFTHVLDVNLTGSFRCAKALHPGLKAASGKVINIASMYARFGSPRNPAYGASKAGVEQLTKSLAIAWAEDGIRVNAIAPGFIVTEQSARARQDEIFVKSIEARTPLGRWGNADDIIGAALFLASPASAFMTGTCLPVDGGYSIV from the coding sequence CTGGTCATCGGCGCCAGCCGAGGCGGGATCGGTGCGTCGATCGCCCGCGCCTTTCAGGCAGCAGGTGCTGGGGTCGCCATAACCGGTGTTGAACCTGCCCCAGACCCGGCGGACGCCGACCGATTTGCCTTCACCCAGCTCGATGTAACGGACACCGACGCGGTCGAAGCCTTCGCGGCGTCACACGCCCATGTCGATGTGCTCATCAACTGTGCGGCCATCACCAAACGCGGCGAAGAAATGGCCCCGGAATTCTTCACGCATGTTCTGGATGTGAACCTCACTGGCTCGTTTCGGTGCGCCAAGGCGCTGCATCCAGGTCTCAAGGCTGCCAGTGGCAAGGTAATCAACATCGCTTCTATGTATGCCCGCTTCGGCAGCCCGCGGAACCCCGCTTATGGCGCCTCCAAGGCAGGTGTTGAGCAGCTCACCAAATCGCTGGCCATAGCGTGGGCCGAAGATGGCATCCGTGTGAACGCCATCGCGCCGGGCTTCATCGTTACCGAGCAATCTGCCCGCGCTCGACAGGACGAAATATTCGTCAAATCCATTGAAGCGCGCACGCCTCTCGGTCGCTGGGGCAATGCAGACGACATCATCGGCGCTGCCCTCTTTCTCGCCTCGCCTGCATCGGCCTTCATGACCGGCACATGCCTGCCCGTCGATGGAGGATACTCCATTGTCTGA
- a CDS encoding 3-methyl-2-oxobutanoate hydroxymethyltransferase translates to MARQRPTVADLRAAKGKRQMAMLRYFSLDEAAAAEAAGIDIASVPPELVAHPRYRDVAPTVFSMTGKTHLEYGSTDDYLRFCGQMMETGADALYCSGAMQTVERLANEFIPIVGHVGIVPARATWTGGFRAVGRDADTAIRVYEECKAYQQAGAIAVEIEVVPDEVARAISERLDILLWSMGSGGGCDAQYLFAEDILGEGKTRVPRHAKIYRDFAAEYERLQNERVAAFKEFSADVESGAFPETKHLVSMKDGEYEKFLDGIGG, encoded by the coding sequence ATGGCCCGCCAACGCCCCACCGTCGCCGATCTGCGTGCCGCCAAAGGCAAGCGGCAGATGGCGATGCTGCGCTATTTCTCGCTCGACGAAGCGGCCGCAGCTGAGGCCGCTGGGATCGACATTGCGTCGGTGCCGCCTGAGCTGGTGGCCCACCCACGCTATCGCGACGTCGCACCAACCGTGTTCTCGATGACCGGCAAAACCCATCTGGAGTATGGCAGCACCGACGACTATCTGCGCTTTTGCGGGCAGATGATGGAGACTGGCGCCGACGCCCTTTATTGTTCCGGCGCTATGCAAACCGTGGAGCGGCTGGCGAACGAGTTCATCCCGATCGTCGGCCATGTCGGTATCGTACCGGCGCGCGCAACCTGGACCGGTGGGTTCCGCGCCGTCGGTCGCGATGCCGACACAGCCATCCGTGTCTACGAAGAATGTAAGGCCTATCAACAGGCTGGTGCTATTGCCGTGGAAATCGAAGTGGTGCCGGACGAGGTCGCACGCGCGATCAGCGAACGCCTCGATATACTGCTCTGGTCCATGGGGTCAGGCGGCGGTTGCGACGCACAATATCTGTTTGCCGAAGACATTTTGGGCGAAGGCAAAACCCGCGTGCCGCGCCATGCAAAAATCTATCGGGATTTCGCGGCCGAATATGAGCGCCTGCAAAATGAGCGGGTGGCAGCCTTCAAAGAGTTTTCCGCCGACGTGGAATCCGGTGCGTTCCCAGAGACCAAGCACCTGGTCAGCATGAAGGACGGCGAATACGAGAAATTCCTCGACGGGATCGGCGGATGA
- a CDS encoding fatty acid desaturase family protein, translating into MAVTEAPGSTTFVKRDYSLTGPERDRAIARGLVSAEWYHSDIPRDVMKALMVRSDQPASRDTVIWIGLIVATAIGGIATWGTWWAVPFFLVYGVLYGSACDSRWHECGHNSAFKTPWMNRWVYIIASFMVMRNPVSWRFSHMRHHIDTIIVGRDPEIGFMRPTSMLRKALMFIGIPDVFQHFAILWRNALGQFSPDERDYLPEQQLPRAVFWARIFVSIHLAAVALALITWSLLPLMIIGGPRIYGTWHMVMTGLLQHGGLAEDVLDHRLNSRTVHMNPISRWLYWNMNYHVEHHMFPMVPYHALPKLHALIKDDLPPANPSIVDGYREMIDSLKRQRTEPDYFIRKELPPTAKPYREELHDEASIPQISVA; encoded by the coding sequence ATGGCCGTCACCGAGGCGCCAGGCTCAACGACCTTTGTCAAACGCGACTACTCGCTTACCGGCCCGGAGCGGGATCGGGCGATTGCGCGTGGGCTGGTTTCGGCAGAGTGGTATCACAGCGACATCCCGCGCGACGTCATGAAAGCGTTGATGGTGCGCAGCGATCAACCGGCCTCACGCGACACCGTCATCTGGATCGGCCTAATCGTCGCGACTGCCATTGGTGGCATTGCCACCTGGGGCACTTGGTGGGCCGTGCCCTTCTTCCTCGTCTATGGCGTGCTTTATGGCTCGGCCTGCGACTCTCGCTGGCATGAATGTGGCCACAACAGCGCGTTCAAAACGCCTTGGATGAACCGCTGGGTCTACATAATCGCGAGTTTCATGGTGATGCGTAATCCAGTGTCCTGGCGCTTCAGCCATATGCGCCACCATATCGACACCATAATTGTCGGCCGCGACCCGGAAATTGGGTTCATGCGGCCAACAAGCATGCTGCGCAAGGCGCTGATGTTCATCGGCATACCAGACGTCTTTCAGCATTTCGCGATCCTTTGGCGTAACGCGCTCGGCCAGTTCAGCCCCGATGAACGCGACTACCTACCTGAACAGCAACTGCCACGCGCTGTGTTCTGGGCGCGCATCTTTGTCAGCATCCATTTGGCGGCAGTCGCCCTCGCGCTGATTACCTGGTCACTCCTTCCGCTGATGATCATTGGCGGCCCGCGCATTTATGGCACCTGGCATATGGTGATGACCGGCTTGCTGCAGCATGGCGGCCTAGCTGAGGACGTGCTCGATCATCGGCTTAACTCACGCACCGTGCATATGAACCCGATCAGCCGCTGGCTTTACTGGAACATGAACTATCACGTGGAGCATCACATGTTTCCGATGGTGCCCTATCATGCGCTGCCGAAACTGCATGCCCTTATTAAAGACGATCTACCGCCCGCCAATCCCTCTATTGTCGATGGCTACCGCGAGATGATCGACTCGCTGAAACGCCAGCGCACCGAGCCAGACTATTTCATCCGCAAAGAACTCCCCCCGACTGCCAAACCCTACCGCGAGGAGCTGCACGACGAAGCCAGCATCCCGCAAATATCGGTGGCGTGA
- a CDS encoding LacI family DNA-binding transcriptional regulator — translation MVQRSATIQDVARAARVSTATVSRALSNPDLVAEQTREAVFEAIRHTGYRVNQAARNLRMRRAGAVLVLVPDLGKPFYSKILAGVSKGFASTDYAVLIADTESRPLQDGELAGYFIDGRIDGVISLDGGLSRQALDECERQGLGERIVFLCEWVDGTDFPAIRSDNGAGARLAIRHLHGLGHRRIAHATGPEGNVLTTARRDAMVSERAALDLPAREEWIIRGDFSVESGHAAARKILAMSERPTAVFCSADTVAFGMISGLQAGGLSVPDDISVVGFDDIDMSQYYIPALTTIHQDRHLLGFRAAERLLERLGPSPSSDADAADDLIDVALVVRSSTAPPKV, via the coding sequence ATGGTTCAGCGCTCTGCCACTATCCAAGATGTTGCCCGCGCGGCCCGCGTTTCGACGGCCACGGTTAGTCGTGCGCTGAGCAATCCGGATTTGGTGGCCGAGCAGACGCGCGAGGCCGTCTTTGAGGCCATTCGGCATACCGGCTATCGCGTCAATCAGGCCGCGCGCAACCTGCGTATGCGGCGTGCGGGCGCGGTGCTTGTTTTGGTGCCGGATCTTGGAAAACCGTTCTATTCGAAGATCCTGGCCGGCGTCAGCAAAGGGTTCGCGAGCACCGATTACGCGGTTCTGATTGCCGACACGGAGAGCCGTCCTTTGCAGGATGGTGAACTTGCCGGTTACTTCATCGATGGCCGCATCGATGGCGTGATTTCGCTCGATGGTGGCCTTTCGCGGCAGGCATTGGACGAGTGCGAACGCCAGGGTCTGGGCGAGCGGATCGTGTTTTTGTGCGAGTGGGTCGATGGCACGGATTTCCCGGCCATTCGCAGTGATAATGGTGCGGGCGCGCGTCTGGCCATTCGCCATTTGCATGGGCTTGGCCACCGCAGAATCGCCCATGCCACCGGACCAGAAGGCAATGTGCTGACCACAGCGCGCCGTGATGCGATGGTCAGCGAGCGCGCGGCACTCGATCTGCCGGCGCGTGAAGAATGGATCATTCGTGGCGATTTCTCGGTGGAGTCGGGCCACGCGGCGGCGCGCAAAATTTTGGCGATGTCCGAGCGCCCGACGGCGGTGTTTTGCTCGGCCGATACGGTCGCGTTTGGCATGATTTCGGGTCTGCAGGCCGGCGGCCTGTCGGTCCCGGACGATATCTCGGTCGTTGGGTTCGACGATATCGATATGTCGCAATATTATATCCCGGCGCTGACGACGATCCATCAAGACCGCCACCTGTTGGGGTTTCGCGCCGCTGAGCGTTTGCTCGAACGGCTTGGTCCATCGCCGAGCTCGGACGCCGATGCGGCGGATGATCTGATCGATGTGGCATTGGTGGTTCGCAGTAGCACTGCGCCGCCAAAGGTTTGA
- a CDS encoding SDR family oxidoreductase, whose translation MNVDLSGKIIIVTGAARGIGAAIARQAAASGAEGLVLADRDQIDLELPTAVKVVQADLMDPKAPTLITEAATDHFGRIDGLVNAAGVTTRGDFLSATPDLWDQVMVINVRAAFFLMAGAIADMKTRKAPGTIVNIQSMNAHCGAPDLAVYAASKGALQTLTKNAANAHLADKIRVNGINLGWVDTQTERELHEVTLGKGEGWLAAEGAKQPLGRFVNEEEAARLATYLLSDGSIPMTGVSLDLEQTVVGAPK comes from the coding sequence ATGAACGTCGACCTGTCCGGCAAGATTATCATCGTCACCGGGGCAGCACGCGGCATCGGCGCAGCCATTGCCAGGCAAGCTGCAGCCAGTGGTGCGGAAGGTCTGGTGCTGGCAGATCGTGATCAAATCGATCTTGAGCTACCGACCGCCGTTAAGGTGGTTCAGGCCGATCTGATGGACCCAAAGGCTCCGACACTCATCACCGAGGCAGCGACTGATCATTTTGGCCGCATTGACGGCCTGGTGAATGCAGCGGGCGTCACAACGCGTGGCGACTTTCTCAGTGCCACTCCAGATCTTTGGGATCAGGTGATGGTCATCAATGTCCGCGCGGCGTTCTTCCTGATGGCCGGCGCCATCGCCGACATGAAGACTCGCAAGGCACCCGGCACGATCGTCAACATCCAGTCGATGAACGCGCATTGCGGCGCGCCGGACCTGGCCGTTTATGCGGCTTCGAAAGGCGCCCTGCAAACGCTCACCAAGAATGCCGCCAACGCCCATCTGGCGGATAAAATCCGAGTGAACGGCATCAATCTCGGCTGGGTCGATACCCAGACCGAGCGAGAATTGCACGAGGTCACGCTTGGTAAGGGCGAGGGATGGCTGGCGGCAGAGGGCGCAAAGCAGCCGCTTGGACGCTTCGTCAACGAAGAGGAAGCCGCGCGACTGGCCACTTACCTGCTCTCCGACGGCTCGATACCCATGACCGGCGTCTCGCTCGACCTGGAACAAACGGTCGTCGGGGCACCGAAGTGA
- a CDS encoding Gfo/Idh/MocA family oxidoreductase has translation MTDFTKIGAAVIGTGFIGGVHIQTLRRLGVNVRGVLGSSLDRGTERAKELGVRHAYTSLDQLLADDSVEVVHVTSPNHAHYAQVKAILAAGKHVVCEKPLAMTSEQSAEMVELAKASGKVAAVCYNVRFYALNQQAQGMVQAGDLGDIRFVTGHYHQDWLAKETDWNWRLESEMGGELRSVGDIGTHWLDLTSFITGLKAEAVFAELSTFFPERQKPVGPVETFSSAVGKTVTAKVDTDDAAMIIIRYANGARGVMSTSQVNMGRKNSLQWDIAGSKASAAWDNETPEHLFIGHRDEPNQTLMRDFSLMNTTGTAAAALPPGHVEGFADSFFGLFRAVYSDVAAGGRQKGSTWATFADGHYEMQICDAVLRSARESRWVNLSDM, from the coding sequence ATGACCGACTTCACCAAGATTGGCGCTGCCGTCATCGGCACCGGCTTCATCGGTGGCGTCCACATACAGACGCTGCGGCGTCTCGGCGTGAACGTCAGAGGCGTGCTTGGCTCGTCGCTAGATCGCGGCACCGAACGCGCCAAGGAACTTGGCGTCCGGCATGCCTATACCTCGCTGGATCAGCTGCTCGCCGATGACAGCGTCGAGGTGGTGCATGTCACCTCACCCAACCACGCCCATTACGCTCAGGTGAAAGCGATCCTTGCGGCCGGAAAACACGTGGTGTGTGAGAAACCACTGGCGATGACATCGGAGCAATCGGCCGAGATGGTGGAACTTGCCAAAGCCTCAGGCAAGGTCGCCGCCGTTTGCTACAACGTGCGCTTCTACGCCCTCAACCAGCAGGCCCAAGGCATGGTGCAGGCCGGTGATCTGGGGGATATCCGGTTCGTAACCGGCCACTATCATCAGGATTGGCTCGCCAAAGAGACCGATTGGAACTGGCGGCTGGAATCGGAAATGGGCGGCGAGCTGCGCTCGGTTGGCGATATCGGCACCCATTGGCTCGACCTAACTAGCTTCATCACCGGTCTGAAGGCCGAAGCGGTGTTCGCTGAACTTTCAACCTTCTTCCCCGAGCGGCAGAAACCCGTCGGCCCGGTCGAAACCTTCTCCAGTGCTGTCGGGAAAACCGTAACCGCTAAGGTCGACACCGACGACGCGGCGATGATCATCATCCGCTATGCGAACGGCGCGCGCGGCGTGATGTCCACCAGCCAGGTGAACATGGGTCGCAAAAATTCGCTTCAGTGGGATATCGCCGGATCCAAGGCGAGCGCAGCGTGGGACAATGAAACGCCGGAACATCTGTTCATCGGCCATCGTGATGAACCCAACCAAACGCTGATGCGCGACTTCAGCCTAATGAACACCACCGGCACCGCCGCAGCCGCCCTCCCCCCGGGACATGTGGAAGGCTTTGCCGACAGCTTTTTCGGGCTCTTCCGTGCTGTCTACAGCGATGTTGCGGCCGGAGGGCGCCAGAAAGGTTCGACCTGGGCAACGTTTGCGGACGGCCATTACGAAATGCAAATCTGCGATGCGGTTCTCCGCTCGGCCCGCGAGAGCCGGTGGGTGAACTTGAGCGACATGTGA